The following proteins are co-located in the Pedobacter frigiditerrae genome:
- a CDS encoding TlpA disulfide reductase family protein, translated as MKKLIYVLALATVFTACKDKTKFTIDGKFENVGAEKKVYLYGMSSNSMVVLDSTNLSEKGEFEFKGVAPEADFYRVNNGTNEYMLIAKNGDEVIINADLNNKNHEYKLSGSDDAEKITEFNTLKNTYSAKVETIKSDFEQKVAANPDSREALIQQITPTYMAALKELNDAIIKFAQENTKSLVSFYAISLINPQGNEAAMVAYAEKVDEDLKKNTAVKTFVEKVTKLKAVQVGQQAPNFSINSIDGKTINLTDFKGKYTLIDFWASWCGPCRNENPNVVKAYNKFKDRNFTILGISLDKDKAAWQQAIKQDGLTWTHASELADFEGASVRLYQVEAIPASFLIDPSGKIIARNLRGEELETFLNKTLP; from the coding sequence ATGAAGAAATTAATATATGTATTAGCCTTGGCAACTGTTTTTACAGCTTGTAAAGACAAAACGAAATTTACTATAGATGGTAAGTTTGAAAATGTTGGTGCAGAAAAGAAAGTGTATTTATACGGAATGTCAAGTAACAGCATGGTTGTTTTAGATTCGACCAACTTATCTGAGAAAGGTGAATTTGAATTTAAAGGAGTTGCACCAGAAGCTGATTTTTATCGTGTAAACAATGGGACAAATGAATACATGTTAATTGCTAAAAATGGTGATGAAGTTATCATAAATGCAGATTTAAATAATAAAAATCACGAATATAAACTTAGTGGTTCTGATGATGCTGAAAAGATAACAGAGTTTAATACACTAAAGAATACCTATTCGGCAAAAGTGGAAACCATCAAGAGTGATTTTGAGCAAAAGGTAGCCGCCAATCCTGATAGTAGAGAAGCATTAATACAACAAATTACACCTACATACATGGCTGCATTAAAAGAATTAAATGATGCTATTATTAAATTTGCACAAGAAAATACAAAATCGCTAGTTAGCTTTTACGCCATCAGTTTAATTAATCCACAAGGTAATGAAGCTGCCATGGTTGCTTATGCTGAGAAAGTGGATGAAGATTTAAAGAAAAATACTGCTGTTAAAACATTTGTAGAAAAAGTGACTAAATTAAAAGCAGTGCAGGTTGGTCAACAGGCACCTAATTTCAGTATCAATTCTATTGATGGAAAAACTATTAACCTAACAGATTTTAAAGGAAAATATACTTTAATTGATTTTTGGGCTTCATGGTGCGGGCCATGTAGAAATGAAAACCCAAATGTGGTTAAAGCTTACAATAAGTTTAAAGATAGAAACTTCACTATTTTAGGTATTTCTTTAGATAAAGATAAAGCTGCTTGGCAACAAGCTATTAAACAAGATGGTTTAACATGGACACATGCAAGTGAATTAGCCGACTTTGAAGGAGCAAGCGTAAGGTTATATCAG